In [Phormidium] sp. ETS-05, the genomic window CAGTGCTGAGGTTGAGAAACTCGGTTTATTACCCCGGGTTCTTTGCCCAGAAACCGGGTTTCTGAGAACAGTCTCTGGTCGGAGTCTCTAGCTTTGGGTTGGAGAAACCCGGTTTCTTTTGTTGGGAGCATACATCTGCCAGTGACAAAATCCTGGGTGCGCATCTGAGCATTAGTAATCTAAATCACCAAGGTAAAGAACTGGTAATGGTCAGATTGATTCCTGGGTAAAGTTTTCGTGAAAGTTACGTAAAGGCAGCCCCTCTCAAAGCATCATTACTCCCTTCCCTGCAAAATAGAGCCTGCACCGAGGCGGATTATGGCTCTGGGAGTCCCTCCTTTCCCCCCTGGTCCAGGTGGGATAGCAAGACCAAACGGAAGTCCCGCCTGGTTTCCGAAGCAAAATACTTCTTGTGCCAGGTTTGCCACTCCTGCCAAGAATCGTAGATATTGCCTGCCAGTTTTGAGGTCATTACTGGCAGCACTTCGGCAGTTTCTGCCTCCAAAACTGCGGCGATCGCCGCAGTCAAAACCTGACTATCTTGGAGCTGTCCCAAAACTTCTTGGATGGCCTTCATCTCGCCCAAATATTTGGTATAATCTGCTCCGTATAAATCGGTAAATAAGGTCATCTGGTAGCGAACCCGCTTAACTTGCTTGCGCAATCCGTGCAGGATTTCACCATTGATGGCTAACTCTTCCTCTAATTCTGACGGCGCCAACTGTGCAATCCCGGTGATTTCTTCATCCACATATTGAACCCCCACCAGCCATCCCGGATGCAAAAACATTAGGCTCACTTCTGGGAGCAGTAAATCTGGTAGCACTTGGGCAATTGGGATGCTAGCTATCTGGTCAAACTCTGGGTTGTCTATCCAATATTTTAAATGCTTTTTAAAATTTTTATAGTTTTTGCTCCGAAAAGTATTTTTGACTTCTTTAAAGGCCAAACTTCGCTGATAATCTAGGTGGGAGATAATTTTTTTGATCTGCTTTTGCTCGGAACCGGGTAAATCATTTTTAATCTGATTTTTAATCAGAGCTAGCATCACATCTAAATCCCGCAGTTTGCCCAAGGTTCTAGCAATTTTACCAATGGCTCTTACTGAGGCTGACTCTGGCAGAATCAAGGCAGGGGCAAAACCGCTGGCTGCCGATCGCAGTCGTCGCATCCCCACCCGCATTTGGTGCAAAGCTTCTGGATCGTGGTCTTGCAGGACATCTTCTTCATATTTAATAGTTTTTTGAAAGTGCTTTTCGATGGCTAGATGCGCCCAATGGCCCAGAGTAGTTGTTTCTGTAATTAGCATGTCCTTAGTCCTTAGTCATTGGTCATTTGTCATTTGTCCTGTGATCGGGGCGATTCGCTTTCTCGCCCAGACAAGGTTTCTAAAGTGAGGGGGAAGAATTGCTGATTTCTACAGCTTGGTGAGGTAGGGACGCCAGCATAACGGTAGCAGCTTCAGCATCCAGGGGCTTGGAGAAAAAGTATCCTTGGCCGTATTCGCAGCCGAGGGCTTGCAGTTGAGACATCTCTTGAGCTGTTTCGATGCCTTCCGCAATCAAATCCATGCCGAGATTGTGGGCGAGGGAAATAATAGTACGGACGATTTCAAAGCTATCGGAATCAAAGCTCATCTGACTGACAAAAGACCTGTCTATCTTTAAGGTGTCGATCGGCAGCTTGTGCAAGCGGCTTAAGCATGAGTAGCCGGTGCCAAAATCATCAATAGAAAGCTGGATTTGCCGATCGCGCAGTTGGGAGAGCATTTGGCGGGTGGACTCGGGAGCGGCGGCGATCGCCGTTTCCGTGATTTCCAGCTTCAAGTAACGACCCTCCAAACCAGTATCATATAAAATCCGGTCTATTTGCTCCACCAATCCCGGATGGGCAAACTGAACTCCCGCCAGATTGACGCTAATTTTCAACCCTTCATCCGTATTCATCGCGGGTAATTTCGTCCCATGAGCCACCCAAACCCCGATATCGCCAGAATGGTACTCGCTGCCTCCTAGTGCCCCGGGCCTCAGAGTAGAACTAGATAAGGGAAATCCCCAGATCTTGGCCGGTTGATGCCGCAGTAAAGAGTGCCATTCCCGCAACTGGCGGCACGCTTCCTGTAAGATCCAAACCCCCATTGGCACAATCAAGCCGGTGCCTTCCGCCACGGAGATAAAGTCACCAGGAAAAATCAACCCCCGCTCTGGGTGTTGCCAGCGCACCAGGGCTTCAAAACCCGCCAACCGCCCGGTATTCAGATCCACAATTGGCTGATAGTGCAAACGCAATTCTTGCCGC contains:
- a CDS encoding CHAD domain-containing protein, which gives rise to MLITETTTLGHWAHLAIEKHFQKTIKYEEDVLQDHDPEALHQMRVGMRRLRSAASGFAPALILPESASVRAIGKIARTLGKLRDLDVMLALIKNQIKNDLPGSEQKQIKKIISHLDYQRSLAFKEVKNTFRSKNYKNFKKHLKYWIDNPEFDQIASIPIAQVLPDLLLPEVSLMFLHPGWLVGVQYVDEEITGIAQLAPSELEEELAINGEILHGLRKQVKRVRYQMTLFTDLYGADYTKYLGEMKAIQEVLGQLQDSQVLTAAIAAVLEAETAEVLPVMTSKLAGNIYDSWQEWQTWHKKYFASETRRDFRLVLLSHLDQGGKEGLPEP